The Argonema galeatum A003/A1 genome window below encodes:
- a CDS encoding C40 family peptidase, whose protein sequence is MSNPKLIEYRCRANLNVYDSPSCNRLATQANLGRHLRVVSRNGDKSVEVCLCEDDYPGWVSIADLSQLQEATTPYRAIALSVAEIRDRLPAVIAFTQNAMKQPNYYLWGGTLGPNYDCSGLMQAAFAASGIWLPRDAYQQEAFTQSIPIEELLPGDLIFFGSKEKATHVGLYLGNGSYIHSSGENMGRNGIGIDVLSEQGDAVSQSYYRQLRRYGRVVKSYQPLVN, encoded by the coding sequence ATGAGCAATCCCAAATTGATTGAGTACAGGTGTCGAGCAAACCTAAATGTCTATGATTCCCCAAGCTGTAACCGTTTGGCAACTCAGGCGAATCTTGGGCGTCATCTGCGAGTAGTATCGCGGAATGGGGATAAATCTGTTGAGGTCTGCCTGTGCGAGGATGATTATCCGGGGTGGGTGTCGATCGCAGATTTGAGCCAGCTTCAGGAAGCGACGACGCCTTATCGTGCGATCGCTCTTTCTGTTGCAGAAATCCGCGATCGATTACCCGCAGTAATCGCCTTTACCCAAAACGCCATGAAACAGCCGAATTATTACCTCTGGGGTGGGACGTTGGGGCCAAATTACGATTGTTCTGGGCTGATGCAGGCAGCGTTTGCGGCATCTGGGATTTGGTTACCTAGAGATGCCTATCAGCAGGAAGCTTTTACTCAGTCAATTCCTATTGAAGAACTGCTACCAGGCGATCTAATATTTTTTGGTTCTAAAGAGAAAGCCACTCATGTAGGACTTTACCTCGGAAATGGGTCTTACATCCACAGTTCGGGTGAAAATATGGGCCGGAATGGTATTGGCATCGATGTGCTGTCGGAACAGGGGGATGCTGTTAGTCAGTCTTATTATCGGCAGTTGCGAAGATATGGGCGAGTGGTAAAAAGCTATCAACCGTTAGTAAATTAG
- a CDS encoding glycosyltransferase family 2 protein: MNTSLFSASSAARNNLSAGVIPEVSVVVPICDEVESLPHLLEAIATILSSSQLSYEIICVDDGSKDGSAEFLKQQATIREDLKAVLLRRNYGQTAAMAAGFKYARGKAIVTLDADLQNDPADIPRLLAKLEEGYDLVSGWRRHRKDATLTRLLPSKIANWLIGRVTGVELHDYGCSLKAYRTELVADMNLYGELHRFLPALAYIEGARITEMPVGHHARRYGRSKYGLGRTFRVLMDLLTIWFMKTFLTRPMHVFGLLGLLSMLLGILLGGYLTFLKLGLGQVIGNRPLLILAVVLLLTGVQLFSFGLLAELLMRTYHESQGRPIYRVRQVVEPIVKNS; this comes from the coding sequence ATGAATACTTCGTTATTTTCTGCTTCTTCAGCAGCAAGAAACAATCTTTCTGCTGGGGTGATTCCAGAAGTATCGGTGGTTGTACCGATTTGCGACGAAGTGGAAAGTTTGCCCCACTTACTGGAGGCGATCGCCACAATTTTATCCTCCAGCCAATTATCCTACGAAATCATCTGTGTGGATGATGGCTCTAAAGATGGGTCGGCTGAATTTCTCAAACAACAGGCTACCATCCGCGAGGATCTAAAAGCTGTGCTGCTGCGTCGCAACTACGGGCAAACGGCGGCGATGGCGGCAGGATTTAAGTATGCGCGTGGTAAAGCGATCGTCACTTTAGATGCAGATTTGCAAAACGACCCGGCTGATATTCCCCGACTGCTGGCAAAGTTGGAAGAAGGCTACGATTTAGTTAGTGGTTGGCGCAGGCACAGAAAGGATGCCACTCTTACTCGCTTGCTTCCTTCCAAAATCGCCAACTGGCTGATTGGGCGGGTTACTGGTGTGGAGTTACACGACTACGGCTGTTCTCTGAAAGCTTATCGGACAGAATTGGTGGCAGATATGAACCTTTACGGCGAGTTGCACCGATTTTTGCCTGCTTTAGCTTACATTGAAGGGGCGAGAATTACGGAAATGCCGGTGGGACACCACGCTCGTCGCTACGGTCGCAGCAAGTATGGGTTGGGGCGGACGTTCCGGGTGTTGATGGATTTGTTAACAATTTGGTTTATGAAGACTTTCCTGACGCGACCGATGCACGTTTTTGGTCTGTTGGGTCTGCTTTCGATGCTTTTGGGAATACTTTTGGGGGGATATCTGACTTTCCTAAAACTTGGACTGGGACAAGTGATTGGGAATCGACCTTTACTGATTTTGGCTGTGGTGCTTTTGTTAACTGGTGTGCAGTTGTTTAGCTTTGGGTTACTCGCCGAGCTGTTGATGCGAACCTATCACGAATCTCAGGGAAGACCAATCTACCGGGTGAGGCAAGTTGTAGAGCCGATCGTTAAGAATAGTTAA
- a CDS encoding MFS transporter: MTIDKGENELKVFWTLEPPQRRNLLILFGSGLLFWMSLASLLPTLPLYIQHIGGNASQIGIVMGSFAIGLLLFRPWLGRLADRRSRKLVLIVGTAVAAIAPFGYLFVQSIPMLIGIRAFHGISIAAFTTAYSALVVDLSPISKRGELIGYMSLVAPIGMALGPAIGGLLQAGAGYDRLFLFAAALGIISLVGVTQIREARKQVIGLEDNPDLSVQVAVKPLWKILTDRSLLIPSLVLLLIGFAFGALTTFVPLYITETKIDLNPGWFYTAAALASFTSRIFIGRASDVYGRGLFITASIFSYCLAMLMLSQAKSAIAFLLGGILEGAGSGTLLPMMVALLSDRSSPLERGRIFAICISGFDLGVAIAGPVFGFTIESIGYRGIFVLSTGLSILGMIVFITQCSKDLHHSLKFALGRERDLYAFGELKSEK, from the coding sequence TTGACTATTGACAAAGGGGAAAATGAGTTGAAAGTTTTTTGGACGCTTGAGCCGCCCCAGCGCCGCAATCTACTGATTTTATTTGGTTCTGGGCTACTGTTCTGGATGAGTTTGGCTTCTTTGCTGCCGACGCTACCGCTCTACATTCAGCACATAGGCGGTAACGCTAGCCAAATTGGCATTGTCATGGGCTCTTTTGCCATTGGGTTGTTGTTGTTTCGGCCTTGGTTGGGACGTTTGGCGGATCGCCGCAGTCGGAAACTGGTATTAATTGTGGGTACGGCTGTAGCTGCTATAGCTCCTTTCGGCTACTTGTTTGTGCAGTCAATCCCGATGCTGATTGGAATTCGGGCTTTTCACGGCATCAGTATTGCCGCTTTTACGACCGCTTATAGCGCTCTTGTGGTGGATTTGTCGCCCATAAGTAAGCGGGGTGAGTTGATTGGCTATATGAGCCTTGTTGCTCCGATTGGGATGGCCCTTGGCCCTGCTATTGGCGGTTTGCTACAAGCTGGCGCTGGTTACGATCGCTTGTTTCTCTTCGCAGCTGCATTAGGAATCATCAGTTTAGTAGGTGTCACTCAGATTAGAGAAGCAAGGAAGCAGGTAATCGGCTTAGAAGATAACCCAGATCTTTCTGTTCAAGTGGCAGTCAAACCATTGTGGAAAATTTTGACCGATCGCAGTTTGCTGATTCCGTCTCTGGTGCTGCTGCTGATTGGTTTTGCTTTTGGCGCGTTGACTACGTTTGTGCCTTTGTACATTACAGAGACAAAGATTGATTTGAATCCTGGGTGGTTTTACACCGCAGCTGCACTAGCCAGTTTTACTTCCCGCATCTTTATCGGTCGCGCCTCAGACGTTTACGGACGCGGACTGTTTATCACAGCCAGTATTTTCTCATATTGTTTGGCGATGCTGATGCTGTCGCAAGCTAAAAGTGCGATCGCCTTTTTGCTGGGCGGTATCTTGGAAGGGGCGGGTTCGGGAACGTTGTTACCGATGATGGTGGCGCTGCTTTCCGATCGTTCTTCTCCCCTGGAAAGAGGACGGATTTTTGCCATCTGCATTAGCGGGTTCGATTTGGGAGTTGCGATCGCAGGGCCAGTCTTTGGTTTTACGATCGAGTCGATCGGCTATCGCGGTATCTTTGTTCTCAGTACGGGACTCTCTATTTTAGGGATGATTGTTTTCATCACCCAGTGCAGCAAAGATTTACACCATTCTCTCAAGTTCGCCCTGGGTAGAGAAAGGGATCTCTATGCCTTTGGGGAACTAAAAAGCGAAAAGTAA
- the moaC gene encoding cyclic pyranopterin monophosphate synthase MoaC, which yields MTQHFSENSSLTHLDDRGEARMVDVSAKPPTVRSAVAAARVRMLPQTFDAIETGNAPKGDVLGTARLAGIMAAKQTSQLIPLCHPLPLQKVEVQITPDPELPGYQIQAQVKTKAETGVEMEALTAVSVAALTLYDMAKALEKGMIIEGIRLVSKTGGKSGDYLREE from the coding sequence ATGACGCAACATTTTTCTGAAAATTCATCTTTGACTCATTTAGACGATCGCGGAGAAGCCCGCATGGTGGATGTTTCAGCCAAACCGCCAACAGTGCGATCGGCTGTAGCTGCCGCCAGAGTGCGGATGTTGCCCCAGACATTTGATGCGATCGAAACTGGTAACGCCCCTAAAGGGGATGTGCTGGGGACGGCGAGGTTAGCTGGAATCATGGCGGCGAAGCAGACATCCCAGTTGATTCCCCTGTGTCATCCCTTACCATTACAAAAAGTCGAAGTGCAAATAACCCCTGACCCCGAATTACCGGGATATCAAATCCAAGCCCAAGTCAAGACAAAGGCAGAAACCGGGGTGGAAATGGAAGCGCTGACAGCAGTTTCTGTAGCGGCGCTGACACTTTACGATATGGCAAAAGCGTTAGAAAAAGGGATGATAATTGAGGGAATTCGCTTAGTGAGTAAGACGGGTGGAAAATCAGGCGATTATTTGCGGGAAGAGTAA
- a CDS encoding AAA family ATPase, whose translation MKIESIRLTNFKAFKEVEIKKIPKMGVFVGANGTGKTTLFNVFSFLKDALTDNVHVAFTKLGGGRGFQEVRSRNSNGPIEIELKFRQDDRSPLVTYYLKINEEDGRPIIEKEILQYRRGSKGQPWRFIDFSKGKGQAVINEPDRITDSKELKREEHELKSPDILALKGLAQFEKFPASKAIGDLLENWHISDFHIQQARPERESSYAEHLSKEGENLAMVTEFLYNRHPAIFQKIIEKLKQRVPGISEVDSKITEDGRVLLRFKDGDFQDPFLARYVSDGTIKMFAYLVLLYDPKPHTLLCVEEPENQLYPKLLNELAEEFRDYARRGGQVFVSTHSPDFLNGCELEEVFWLKKERGYTVVKRASDDKQITTYMNDGDKLGYLWRQGFFEGADPL comes from the coding sequence ATGAAAATAGAAAGTATCCGCCTAACAAATTTTAAAGCTTTCAAAGAAGTTGAAATTAAGAAAATTCCTAAAATGGGCGTTTTTGTCGGTGCGAATGGCACGGGTAAAACAACACTTTTTAACGTCTTCAGTTTTCTCAAAGATGCTTTAACTGATAACGTTCATGTTGCCTTCACCAAATTAGGAGGCGGGAGAGGATTTCAGGAAGTAAGAAGCCGCAATTCAAATGGCCCGATAGAAATTGAATTAAAATTTCGTCAAGATGATCGATCACCATTAGTTACCTATTATTTGAAAATCAACGAAGAGGATGGTCGTCCTATAATAGAAAAAGAGATTCTCCAATACCGAAGGGGTAGTAAAGGTCAGCCTTGGCGGTTTATTGATTTTTCCAAAGGCAAGGGACAGGCTGTTATCAATGAACCCGATCGAATTACTGATTCCAAAGAGTTAAAACGGGAAGAACACGAACTTAAGTCTCCAGATATTCTGGCGTTAAAAGGTTTGGCACAATTTGAAAAATTTCCGGCAAGTAAAGCAATTGGTGATTTGCTTGAAAACTGGCATATTTCCGATTTTCACATCCAGCAAGCGCGACCAGAAAGGGAATCGAGTTATGCAGAACACCTATCAAAAGAGGGTGAAAACTTAGCGATGGTGACAGAATTTCTCTATAATAGACACCCTGCTATTTTCCAGAAAATAATTGAAAAGCTCAAACAGCGAGTCCCTGGGATCAGCGAGGTTGATTCAAAAATTACGGAAGACGGGCGCGTATTACTTAGGTTTAAGGACGGCGATTTTCAAGATCCTTTTCTGGCGCGGTATGTCTCTGATGGAACGATCAAAATGTTTGCCTATTTAGTGCTTTTGTACGATCCAAAGCCTCATACATTGCTATGCGTGGAAGAACCAGAAAATCAGCTTTACCCTAAGCTTCTTAACGAACTTGCTGAAGAATTCAGGGATTATGCACGCCGAGGCGGTCAAGTTTTTGTATCCACTCATTCCCCTGATTTTTTAAATGGTTGCGAACTTGAAGAGGTATTCTGGCTAAAAAAGGAAAGAGGTTACACAGTTGTCAAGCGAGCGAGTGATGATAAACAAATCACAACCTATATGAATGATGGAGATAAACTCGGCTATCTCTGGCGACAGGGTTTTTTTGAAGGGGCTGACCCGCTATGA
- a CDS encoding DUF4276 family protein produces MRELVFLLEEVSAKAMIEGILPNLIPEELNEELNIVVRYIVFEGKQDLEKQMVGKLRSYKNPDATFIILRDRDSGGCQAIKAKLKQKCEEANKSEAIVRIACRELESWYLADLEAVEKAYDKTNLSPRQNQKKFRNPDELGSPSKELKSLVPEYQKINGSRMIAPYLNIENTRSRSFYHFISSIKRIIQSYPTI; encoded by the coding sequence ATGAGAGAGCTTGTTTTTTTACTCGAAGAAGTATCCGCAAAAGCGATGATTGAAGGTATTCTACCGAATCTAATACCAGAAGAACTAAACGAAGAACTAAACATAGTTGTTCGATATATTGTTTTTGAGGGTAAGCAAGACCTTGAAAAGCAGATGGTAGGAAAACTCCGCTCATATAAGAATCCTGATGCAACATTCATCATACTGCGCGATCGGGACTCTGGGGGTTGTCAAGCTATTAAAGCCAAACTTAAACAAAAATGCGAAGAAGCAAATAAGTCTGAAGCGATTGTCCGGATTGCCTGTCGCGAACTGGAAAGCTGGTATCTTGCTGATTTAGAGGCGGTGGAAAAAGCTTATGATAAAACCAATCTTTCCCCACGACAAAATCAAAAAAAATTCCGAAATCCCGATGAGCTTGGCAGTCCATCAAAAGAATTGAAATCGCTTGTACCTGAATACCAGAAGATAAACGGTTCGCGAATGATAGCACCTTACTTGAATATTGAAAACACACGCTCCCGCAGTTTTTATCACTTTATCAGTTCAATCAAAAGAATTATTCAGTCTTATCCTACAATTTAG
- a CDS encoding 2TM domain-containing protein: MPPRWPRKPDRNEPAYRKLDDRMNFAIHVGIFAASNSGLWFFHNLRNAEWPWLNWVTGGWALVLVAHAVYIFAIADYSEPTIPSQNTATKSPQG, translated from the coding sequence ATGCCTCCTCGTTGGCCCCGCAAACCCGATCGCAATGAACCCGCCTACCGCAAATTGGACGATCGCATGAACTTTGCTATTCATGTCGGAATTTTTGCCGCTTCTAATTCCGGTTTGTGGTTTTTCCACAACTTGCGGAATGCCGAATGGCCTTGGTTAAACTGGGTAACAGGCGGCTGGGCGCTGGTTTTGGTTGCCCATGCGGTGTATATTTTTGCGATCGCAGACTACTCCGAACCGACAATTCCATCCCAGAACACAGCCACAAAATCCCCCCAAGGATAG
- a CDS encoding DUF3181 family protein: MTKTNTSEAIEALAAEIGENVYIDIAKWHLFLREAHLHTVVADRVYPMLADNSLEESKVLKILEDIPVKLGGRREIPLADMIPTASQVNLMDILEEYQRKM, from the coding sequence ATGACTAAGACCAACACCTCAGAAGCGATCGAAGCGCTAGCCGCAGAAATCGGCGAAAATGTTTATATCGACATTGCCAAATGGCATCTCTTCTTGCGGGAAGCCCATTTGCATACCGTCGTAGCCGATCGAGTTTATCCCATGCTGGCGGATAATTCCCTAGAAGAAAGCAAAGTACTAAAAATTCTGGAAGATATCCCCGTCAAGTTAGGCGGACGGCGCGAGATTCCGTTGGCAGATATGATACCCACGGCCAGCCAGGTCAATTTGATGGATATCCTCGAAGAATATCAGCGGAAAATGTAG
- the murJ gene encoding murein biosynthesis integral membrane protein MurJ → MSVNKKPSRTLAGIAGIVAVATLISKVFGLVRQQAIAAAFGVGAAANAYSYAYILPGFLLVLLGGINGPFHSAVVSVLAKRGKQEAASIVETITTIVGAGLLLVTIAMIIFAEPLINIVAPGLNDTPGVSPLTKTIAIQQLQIMAPMALLAGLIGIGFATLNAADQYWLPSISPLFSSITVIGGLAVLAMQLGHKVTLPEYAILGGQVLAVGTLTGAILQWLVQVIAQWRSGLGTLRLRFDFQHPGVRETLKLMGPATFSSGMMHINVYTDLFFASYIPQAAASLSYAGLLVQTPLGIISNVLLVPLLPIFSRLAAPEDWPELKLRIRQGLVLTALTMLPLGAIMVALSVPIVRVVYERGAFNREASSLVASLLVAYGIGMFFYLGRDVLVRVFYGLGDGVTPFRISMVNIFLNALLDYVLIEPFGAPGLVFATMGVNFASMVMLLWRLNQRLNGLPLREWAMPLGGLAGGSVIAGFVSWGTNYGLQQIWGSEGFLVQLLQLCVAGLVGLCLFGFFATKLKLPEVDIFVARIRQKFFK, encoded by the coding sequence GTGTCTGTAAACAAAAAACCCTCTCGAACTCTGGCTGGAATTGCGGGAATTGTCGCAGTCGCCACTCTGATTAGCAAAGTGTTTGGTTTGGTGCGCCAGCAAGCGATCGCAGCCGCCTTCGGAGTCGGTGCAGCCGCCAACGCCTATAGCTACGCCTATATTCTCCCAGGTTTTTTGTTAGTCTTGCTGGGCGGTATCAATGGGCCATTCCACAGCGCGGTTGTCAGCGTATTGGCAAAGCGGGGCAAACAAGAAGCCGCTTCCATTGTAGAAACAATCACCACCATTGTCGGTGCAGGACTGCTGCTGGTGACGATCGCGATGATTATTTTTGCAGAACCACTCATCAATATAGTGGCACCGGGGCTAAATGATACTCCCGGGGTTAGTCCGCTTACCAAAACGATCGCCATCCAACAACTTCAGATTATGGCACCGATGGCATTGCTAGCTGGGCTAATCGGCATTGGTTTCGCCACCCTTAACGCCGCAGATCAATACTGGTTACCCTCCATCAGCCCTTTATTTTCCAGCATTACAGTCATCGGGGGACTTGCCGTTTTAGCCATGCAGCTGGGCCACAAAGTTACCCTACCCGAATACGCCATCCTGGGAGGACAGGTTTTAGCCGTAGGAACGCTTACGGGTGCTATCTTGCAATGGTTAGTACAAGTAATTGCCCAGTGGCGATCGGGTTTGGGGACATTACGCCTGCGCTTTGACTTTCAGCATCCAGGAGTGCGCGAAACGCTCAAACTTATGGGCCCAGCCACCTTTTCCTCCGGCATGATGCACATAAACGTTTACACCGATTTATTCTTTGCCTCCTACATCCCTCAAGCCGCCGCCTCCTTAAGCTATGCCGGACTCTTAGTACAAACGCCTTTAGGAATTATCTCTAACGTTCTCTTAGTACCCCTACTGCCCATATTTTCCCGACTTGCCGCCCCAGAAGATTGGCCGGAATTAAAACTGCGAATTCGCCAGGGATTAGTTCTCACAGCCCTTACCATGTTGCCTCTCGGTGCGATCATGGTGGCATTATCAGTGCCAATTGTGCGCGTAGTTTACGAACGCGGTGCATTTAATCGGGAAGCATCCAGTTTAGTAGCATCTCTGCTAGTTGCTTACGGCATCGGGATGTTTTTCTACCTGGGGCGGGATGTACTGGTGCGAGTATTTTATGGCTTGGGCGATGGCGTCACGCCGTTTCGGATCAGTATGGTGAATATCTTCCTCAACGCCTTGCTGGATTATGTCTTGATCGAACCTTTCGGCGCACCTGGTTTGGTTTTTGCCACTATGGGCGTAAACTTTGCCTCGATGGTGATGCTGTTATGGCGGCTGAATCAAAGACTCAACGGTTTGCCCTTGCGGGAATGGGCGATGCCGTTGGGAGGTTTGGCAGGTGGTAGCGTTATTGCTGGTTTCGTCAGCTGGGGAACGAATTACGGCTTGCAACAAATTTGGGGCAGTGAAGGCTTTTTGGTGCAGTTGCTGCAACTGTGCGTAGCTGGCTTAGTCGGTTTATGTTTGTTCGGTTTCTTTGCTACCAAGCTGAAGTTGCCAGAAGTGGATATTTTTGTGGCGCGTATTCGCCAGAAATTCTTTAAATAG
- the sfsA gene encoding DNA/RNA nuclease SfsA, with protein sequence MTSDWIYRYPTLYPGILLKRYKRFFADIELATGEVITAHCANTGPMTGVCTPGSLVQVSLSNNPKRKLPYTWEMIQVCDNEPTWVGINTALPNQVVKLALEKHLFPQLGNYSEIKGEVIYGLDKSSRVDFFLTGSDPEVPIYLEVKNTTWAQGRLALFPDTVTTRGQKHLRELMGILPQARAVMLYLIDRGDCTEFAPGDCADPVYGKMLREAVAIGLEVLPCRFDTKPEGIRYLGLANFRPSMSPLSINQ encoded by the coding sequence ATGACATCTGATTGGATTTACCGTTACCCAACTCTCTATCCTGGCATTTTGCTCAAACGTTATAAGCGATTTTTTGCAGATATTGAATTAGCTACAGGCGAGGTAATTACGGCTCATTGCGCGAATACTGGGCCAATGACCGGGGTTTGCACTCCTGGAAGTTTGGTGCAGGTTTCCTTAAGTAACAATCCTAAACGCAAACTGCCCTACACTTGGGAGATGATTCAGGTTTGCGATAACGAACCGACTTGGGTAGGAATTAATACCGCTTTACCAAATCAGGTGGTAAAGTTAGCTTTGGAAAAACATTTGTTTCCACAACTGGGCAATTACAGCGAGATTAAAGGAGAAGTAATTTACGGTTTGGATAAAAGTAGTCGGGTAGATTTTTTTCTGACGGGAAGCGATCCCGAAGTACCTATATATTTAGAAGTAAAAAATACTACTTGGGCACAAGGGAGGCTGGCGCTATTTCCCGATACGGTAACGACGCGGGGACAGAAGCATCTGCGGGAACTGATGGGGATTTTGCCGCAAGCGCGGGCGGTGATGCTTTATCTGATCGATCGTGGCGACTGTACTGAGTTCGCGCCTGGAGATTGTGCCGATCCAGTTTATGGCAAAATGTTAAGAGAGGCAGTTGCGATCGGCTTAGAAGTTTTGCCATGCCGCTTTGACACCAAACCAGAGGGTATTCGCTACTTAGGCTTGGCAAATTTTCGCCCTTCTATGTCACCATTAAGTATTAATCAGTAG
- a CDS encoding ATP-binding protein, giving the protein MLQKDHLRVKSDLNLLNEVLEWFDRFCFQNKCKLSWVADGSDRLNLALDELKLALVEGFTNAVRHAHKGLPPETPIDIELTLWDECLEIRIWDRGEPFDPSTLVEYKPGTAQEGGVGWFLMRRIADEVLYKRSQDGRNCLILIKRKV; this is encoded by the coding sequence ATGTTGCAGAAAGACCATCTGAGAGTTAAGAGTGATTTGAACTTGCTCAACGAGGTACTGGAATGGTTCGATCGATTCTGCTTCCAGAATAAGTGTAAGCTTTCCTGGGTGGCAGATGGAAGCGATCGCCTCAACTTAGCCCTCGACGAACTTAAGTTAGCCCTCGTCGAAGGCTTTACCAACGCAGTTCGCCACGCCCATAAAGGTTTACCTCCAGAGACTCCTATTGACATTGAGTTAACTCTATGGGATGAATGTCTGGAAATCCGAATTTGGGATCGAGGCGAACCTTTCGATCCCAGTACGTTAGTGGAGTATAAGCCAGGTACAGCCCAGGAAGGCGGAGTTGGCTGGTTCCTGATGCGACGCATAGCAGACGAAGTGCTTTACAAACGATCGCAAGATGGCAGAAATTGTTTAATCCTGATTAAGCGCAAGGTTTAG
- a CDS encoding Uma2 family endonuclease, producing MSESNNQQLDGNLSCKYEVVAMVISTVLPTIPAELQATENLPEDFQSDEKITADLQSQNFISIEDFILHPPERMEWVDGKLVEKTGMTFKHGVAQAELTYCWKNYVLSNGAGGKVVTEALCRTNKQARRPDVAYITGELLQQLGEFTVCPQSFSLIAEVASPDDSAEELFAKAKEYLESGCQEVWLLFPEEKLVLIKTPERWFLLNPNDVVNTQSVLQGFSVAVNELLS from the coding sequence GTGAGTGAGTCCAATAATCAGCAGTTGGATGGTAATTTAAGTTGTAAATATGAGGTAGTAGCAATGGTAATTAGTACAGTTTTACCAACGATTCCAGCCGAACTACAAGCAACAGAAAATCTTCCCGAAGATTTCCAGTCAGACGAAAAAATCACGGCTGATTTACAGTCGCAAAACTTCATTTCCATCGAAGATTTTATACTCCATCCACCTGAGAGAATGGAGTGGGTTGATGGCAAATTAGTGGAGAAAACAGGAATGACATTCAAGCATGGTGTGGCTCAAGCTGAACTTACTTATTGCTGGAAAAATTATGTCCTCTCTAACGGAGCGGGAGGGAAAGTTGTGACAGAAGCACTTTGTCGAACTAACAAACAAGCTCGCCGTCCTGATGTAGCTTATATTACTGGTGAATTATTACAGCAGTTAGGGGAGTTTACGGTATGTCCCCAAAGTTTCTCGCTAATTGCGGAAGTTGCTTCTCCTGATGACAGTGCTGAGGAGTTATTCGCCAAAGCTAAGGAATATTTAGAATCAGGTTGTCAGGAAGTCTGGTTGCTGTTTCCCGAAGAAAAGTTAGTTTTGATTAAGACGCCAGAACGTTGGTTTTTGTTGAATCCAAATGATGTAGTTAACACTCAAAGTGTTCTCCAAGGTTTTAGCGTGGCGGTGAATGAATTATTAAGCTGA
- the tmk gene encoding dTMP kinase gives MKNLFIVFEGIDGSGTSTQSNLLKDYFTAKGYQAVVTYEPSNGPVGNLIRQALKRRVFFVNDSQKFDEQMAYLFAADRYDHLFNEVDGVFKLIDDNFTVISTRYFFSSLAYHWNTQEDWELVSSLNDGFPNPDLVIYIDIPVEVALTRIRDRSVKDIYENEEKLARVSKNYQDIFSKYEGLALQVDGTEEKSAVHQKIVNFIENTFAK, from the coding sequence ATGAAAAATTTGTTTATAGTTTTTGAAGGTATTGATGGTTCTGGCACTTCGACGCAATCTAACCTGCTAAAAGATTATTTTACAGCGAAAGGTTACCAAGCAGTAGTTACCTACGAACCCTCTAATGGGCCTGTTGGTAATTTGATCAGACAAGCGCTGAAAAGAAGAGTATTTTTTGTTAATGATAGTCAGAAGTTTGACGAACAGATGGCTTATTTATTTGCTGCTGACAGATACGATCATTTATTTAATGAAGTTGATGGTGTATTTAAGTTGATCGACGATAATTTTACGGTAATTAGTACGAGATACTTTTTTTCTTCTTTAGCGTATCATTGGAATACTCAAGAAGATTGGGAATTGGTCAGCAGTCTGAATGATGGATTCCCCAATCCAGATTTGGTAATATATATTGATATACCTGTTGAGGTGGCGCTGACAAGGATAAGGGACCGATCGGTCAAAGACATCTACGAAAATGAGGAGAAACTGGCTAGAGTCAGCAAGAATTATCAAGATATATTTAGCAAGTACGAAGGTTTGGCGTTGCAGGTGGATGGGACAGAGGAGAAAAGTGCTGTTCACCAGAAGATAGTAAATTTTATTGAAAATACTTTTGCTAAGTAA